The Pseudomonadota bacterium genome includes a region encoding these proteins:
- a CDS encoding disulfide bond formation protein B: MMKLIDGRTPFALVFMACAGLLGYAYYAQYVMGLEPCPLCILQRLGFMLMGVFALLGALHGPSAWGRWVYGVPILAGAGWGITTAARHIWLQNLPADQVPDCGPGLYFMLEYDFPMMEILREAFTGAGECAEVDWQFLGLSMPVWTLIWYVGLAVFMLGALLLANRDPGPRSHV, encoded by the coding sequence ATGATGAAACTGATTGACGGTCGTACACCATTTGCGCTGGTCTTTATGGCCTGTGCCGGTCTGCTCGGGTATGCCTACTATGCACAGTATGTGATGGGGCTGGAGCCCTGTCCGCTGTGCATTCTGCAGCGGCTGGGGTTCATGTTGATGGGCGTGTTCGCGCTGCTGGGTGCGCTGCACGGGCCGAGCGCCTGGGGGCGCTGGGTCTACGGCGTGCCGATTTTGGCCGGGGCAGGCTGGGGCATCACCACGGCCGCGCGCCACATCTGGCTGCAGAATCTGCCGGCTGACCAGGTGCCCGACTGCGGGCCCGGGCTGTACTTCATGCTCGAGTACGACTTTCCGATGATGGAAATCCTGCGCGAGGCGTTTACGGGTGCAGGCGAATGTGCCGAGGTCGACTGGCAGTTTCTCGGTCTGTCGATGCCGGTATGGACGCTGATCTGGTATGTTGGCCTTGCCGTGTTCATGCTGGGCGCGCTACTTTTGGCCAATCGAGATCCCGGACCGAGATCCCATGTCTGA
- a CDS encoding sigma-70 family RNA polymerase sigma factor — protein MLSRIAISYEADAALREDLLQEIVLGLWKALPAFRAESSLKTFVARVAHNRAVDHVLKRQRILDRKATAEATAEQLSSADGRLTERIDLTWAIRRLPLTSRQCVELMLEGFSHAEIGATLGLEENAVAQRLSRGRKQLKALLAPGVKT, from the coding sequence ATGCTTTCGCGTATTGCCATAAGCTACGAAGCCGACGCTGCGCTGCGCGAAGATCTGTTGCAGGAGATCGTGCTGGGATTGTGGAAGGCCCTGCCCGCCTTTCGAGCGGAATCCAGCCTGAAGACCTTCGTGGCCCGCGTGGCACACAATCGGGCGGTCGATCATGTGCTCAAACGCCAGCGCATTCTCGACCGAAAAGCGACCGCGGAAGCGACCGCCGAACAGTTATCGTCAGCCGATGGCCGGCTCACGGAGCGCATCGATCTGACCTGGGCGATCCGCCGTCTTCCCCTGACCAGCCGCCAATGCGTGGAACTAATGCTTGAAGGGTTCAGCCATGCCGAGATCGGCGCTACATTAGGGCTGGAGGAGAACGCCGTCGCACAGCGCCTCAGCCGCGGCCGAAAACAGCTCAAGGCCCTGCTTGCTCCTGGAGTGAAAACATGA
- a CDS encoding alpha/beta hydrolase has product MMNARTDWPASMKPSGTELTPSDLHGLSLLAADGVVGVSRLVEQLHHTIARVSPPVGSAADAATRGITGLVYRSVRAIAGLAGSGAGVTLGRFAPRVPIGRWRRDELLSVLNGVLGDHLESRGNPLAIDMRLIFDGVALDLESELPELLAQGAGRKLLVSLHGLCMSESRWAPPDRNGSLPEALARMHGYTPVYLRYNSGRHISTNGAELASKLARLVKIWPQPVEQIVLLGHSMGGLVARSACHHGVVDGSGWVEALSAIVALGSPHHGAPLERIGDRFDRLLGISPYSAPFARLGRLRSAGITDLRHGNLCREDWQDRDRFESAEDCRRPVELPAHVRLCLVAATLDQRTDSLRSRTIGDGLVPVPSALGQHARPELNLPARPEHQFVIGRSNHVGLIHHRRVLRQIRDWV; this is encoded by the coding sequence ATGATGAATGCCCGCACTGACTGGCCGGCATCGATGAAGCCTTCCGGCACCGAACTGACTCCCTCTGATCTGCACGGCCTGAGCCTGCTGGCGGCCGATGGCGTGGTCGGGGTCAGCCGGCTGGTTGAACAGCTTCACCACACGATCGCCCGGGTCTCGCCGCCGGTGGGTTCGGCCGCTGACGCAGCCACGCGCGGCATCACCGGGCTGGTCTATCGATCGGTACGCGCCATTGCTGGCCTGGCCGGCAGCGGCGCCGGGGTGACGCTTGGCCGGTTCGCGCCGCGCGTGCCGATCGGCCGATGGCGCCGGGATGAGCTGCTCAGCGTGCTCAACGGCGTGCTGGGCGATCACCTGGAAAGCCGGGGCAACCCGCTGGCGATCGATATGCGCCTGATCTTCGACGGCGTGGCGCTGGATCTGGAAAGCGAGCTGCCGGAGCTGCTGGCGCAAGGGGCCGGCCGCAAACTGCTGGTCAGCCTGCACGGGCTGTGCATGAGCGAGTCTCGCTGGGCTCCTCCCGACCGCAATGGCAGCCTGCCAGAGGCGCTGGCGCGCATGCACGGCTACACGCCGGTGTATCTGCGCTACAACAGCGGCCGGCATATCTCGACCAATGGCGCCGAGCTGGCCTCGAAGCTGGCCAGGCTGGTCAAGATCTGGCCGCAGCCGGTCGAGCAGATCGTTTTGCTGGGGCACAGCATGGGCGGGCTGGTCGCGCGCAGCGCCTGCCATCACGGGGTCGTTGACGGCAGTGGCTGGGTCGAGGCGCTGTCGGCCATCGTTGCCCTGGGCAGCCCGCATCACGGTGCGCCGCTGGAGCGGATCGGCGATCGATTCGATCGATTGCTGGGGATCAGCCCCTACAGCGCGCCGTTTGCGCGGCTCGGGCGACTGCGCTCGGCCGGCATCACCGATCTGCGCCACGGCAATCTGTGCCGCGAGGATTGGCAGGACCGGGATCGATTCGAATCCGCCGAGGACTGCCGCCGACCGGTCGAGCTGCCTGCCCATGTTCGCCTTTGCCTGGTCGCGGCCACGCTCGATCAGCGCACCGATTCTCTGCGTTCGCGCACCATCGGCGATGGGCTGGTGCCGGTGCCCAGCGCCCTGGGCCAGCATGCCAGGCCCGAGCTCAACCTGCCGGCCCGGCCGGAACACCAGTTCGTGATTGGGCGCAGCAATCACGTGGGCCTGATCCATCACCGACGCGTTCTGCGGCAGATCCGGGACTGGGTGTAG
- a CDS encoding AEC family transporter — translation MSAYFVIISLIVAGRLLAQWFPASAPEVLNRVVIMLCLPALIFIHVPTLEPTLDLLPLVIVPWALLAVSAALVWLLARRMALRRESVAVLLLLLPLGNTSFLGFPLIEALLGAGFVRYAVVYDQFGSFLIVCTHALFVLAWFGTGQRPSLLAMARRMIGFPPFLALIAALLLGNAWFPEWLMTLARSFADMLLPLVTLAIGMSLRLRLVPAYRRPLIIGLVSKLLLLPAVAVALLLWLDARPDIARVATLEAAMPPMITAAALLSAARLAPQLAAALVAWGIMLSALTVPLWHYLSGWVFA, via the coding sequence ATGTCGGCCTATTTCGTCATCATCTCGCTGATCGTTGCCGGGCGGCTGCTGGCGCAGTGGTTTCCGGCCAGCGCGCCGGAAGTACTCAATCGGGTGGTGATCATGCTGTGCCTGCCGGCGCTGATCTTCATTCATGTGCCGACTCTCGAACCGACGCTCGATCTGCTGCCGCTGGTGATCGTGCCCTGGGCGCTGCTGGCGGTCAGTGCGGCCCTGGTCTGGCTGCTGGCGCGCCGAATGGCGCTGCGCCGGGAGTCAGTGGCCGTGCTGCTGCTGTTGCTGCCCCTGGGCAATACCTCGTTTCTGGGGTTTCCGCTGATCGAAGCGCTGCTCGGTGCCGGGTTCGTGCGCTATGCGGTGGTCTACGATCAGTTTGGATCGTTCCTGATCGTTTGCACGCACGCCCTGTTCGTGCTGGCCTGGTTCGGCACCGGGCAGCGCCCGAGCCTGCTGGCCATGGCGCGCCGGATGATCGGGTTTCCGCCGTTTCTGGCGCTGATCGCGGCGCTGCTGCTGGGCAATGCCTGGTTTCCGGAGTGGCTGATGACGCTGGCGCGGAGCTTTGCCGATATGCTGCTGCCGCTGGTCACGCTGGCAATTGGCATGAGCCTGCGCCTGCGCCTGGTACCGGCCTATCGTCGGCCGCTGATCATCGGTCTGGTCAGCAAACTGCTGCTGCTGCCCGCGGTGGCCGTGGCGTTGCTGCTCTGGCTCGATGCACGACCCGATATCGCCCGGGTTGCCACACTCGAGGCGGCCATGCCGCCGATGATTACCGCGGCGGCGCTGCTGTCTGCGGCCCGCCTGGCGCCGCAGCTGGCCGCTGCGCTGGTGGCCTGGGGCATCATGCTGTCGGCGCTGACCGTGCCGCTGTGGCACTACCTGTCGGGTTGGGTCTTCGCCTGA